The Sulfitobacter donghicola DSW-25 = KCTC 12864 = JCM 14565 genome has a segment encoding these proteins:
- a CDS encoding YfjI family protein, translating to MNAITPTPFKAEGPQPLLRKIPEGEPYPIHALGPLRDAVEAVQGQSQAPIAIAAQSAISIASLGVQGFANVETLGGPRAISLYCLTIALSGERKSSCDAPLMEAVRIFEQEQADTQRLEVDQYKNAKAIWEAQHKKCIQEAGKGKDKAAAAQADLEALGPEPTPPPSTDRTVSEPTYEGLVRKLAEGQPSLGLFSDEGGQFLGGFAMSKDQRLKTLAALNDLWQGNPIQRTRAGEGSSVLYGRRLAIHLMAQPVVLRDFMADPMTAETGFLPRFLITEPPSTIGTRIHANTRSNPAALGAFSSRLTSILKTPLPMDEHTRALTPRVLPLSEQAREVLIQFSDQVETAMGDGGKYSSVTGYASKTAEQAARIAAVLTLWPDLEAKQIEAQTMAHAVDLAEFHLNEALRLKDAAIISAETAKAELLRVWLLDKWQHSEILPSEVVQLGPNSLRERPTANKTIGTLVEAGWLAPLEPDTMVRGKARKKAYRIVRPTV from the coding sequence ATGAACGCAATCACCCCAACACCATTCAAGGCCGAAGGGCCACAACCGCTTTTGCGAAAAATCCCCGAAGGTGAACCGTATCCTATTCACGCATTGGGACCGCTCAGAGACGCGGTAGAAGCGGTGCAAGGTCAAAGCCAAGCACCTATCGCTATTGCCGCTCAATCCGCTATATCCATTGCCTCTCTAGGCGTGCAGGGGTTTGCCAATGTCGAAACCTTGGGCGGCCCCAGAGCAATATCACTCTACTGCCTCACAATAGCACTTTCAGGTGAACGTAAATCAAGTTGTGACGCGCCCTTGATGGAAGCTGTGCGGATCTTTGAGCAAGAACAAGCAGACACTCAGCGCCTTGAAGTGGATCAATACAAAAACGCAAAAGCCATTTGGGAAGCTCAGCACAAAAAGTGTATTCAAGAAGCTGGCAAAGGGAAGGACAAAGCGGCGGCGGCACAAGCGGATCTAGAAGCACTTGGACCAGAACCCACGCCCCCACCGTCTACAGACCGCACAGTGTCAGAACCCACCTATGAAGGGCTAGTGCGCAAGCTTGCAGAGGGACAACCAAGCCTAGGCTTGTTCTCGGACGAAGGAGGGCAATTCCTTGGCGGCTTTGCTATGTCTAAAGATCAAAGGCTGAAAACCTTGGCGGCTCTTAATGACCTATGGCAAGGCAACCCCATTCAGCGCACACGCGCTGGCGAAGGGTCTAGCGTGCTTTATGGGCGCAGGCTTGCCATTCACCTAATGGCGCAGCCAGTTGTGTTGCGAGACTTCATGGCCGACCCTATGACAGCGGAAACAGGGTTTTTACCGCGTTTCTTGATAACCGAACCCCCAAGCACCATTGGAACAAGGATACATGCAAATACTCGCTCGAACCCAGCCGCGCTGGGCGCTTTCTCAAGCCGTCTAACATCCATCCTGAAAACACCTTTGCCTATGGATGAACACACCCGCGCACTCACACCCCGTGTTCTGCCATTGTCGGAACAAGCCCGTGAAGTGTTGATTCAATTCTCTGATCAAGTTGAAACCGCTATGGGTGATGGCGGCAAATATTCTAGTGTAACGGGCTATGCCTCAAAAACAGCCGAACAAGCGGCTAGGATCGCGGCAGTTCTAACGCTTTGGCCTGATCTCGAAGCAAAGCAGATAGAAGCCCAGACAATGGCACACGCCGTGGATCTAGCAGAGTTCCACTTGAATGAAGCTTTGCGGCTGAAAGATGCGGCGATCATATCCGCAGAAACAGCCAAAGCAGAACTCTTGCGGGTTTGGTTGCTGGATAAGTGGCAGCACTCTGAGATCCTGCCTAGCGAAGTGGTGCAGCTTGGCCCTAACAGCTTGCGTGAAAGGCCAACGGCGAACAAAACAATCGGCACGCTTGTCGAAGCAGGCTGGCTTGCACCACTAGAACCGGACACAATGGTGCGAGGGAAAGCCAGAAAGAAGGCTTACCGGATCGTTAGGCCAACAGTCTAA